Below is a window of Phoenix dactylifera cultivar Barhee BC4 chromosome 7, palm_55x_up_171113_PBpolish2nd_filt_p, whole genome shotgun sequence DNA.
TTCATTTCTGTTTCCTCACCCGGCTGAGGTTTGTTCAGCTTACCCGCCTGAACTCTGGAGGTGGTTGCCGTCCGTGTGCGCAGCGGGCACGCAAAGACGTCGAGGTTGGCGGTTTGAGTCACGACAACGGTGTGAGCGGTCcccagtctttataatttggAATTCCCTCTTCTCCATCCCCCAAGCCCACCAAGAACCGACCGCTGGCCCAAAACAAGCCCAAACAGAACCTTCAGGCTTCAGCCATGTCCTCCGAGGCTCGTCATCAGCTCCacgtcttcttcttcccctaccCAGCCCCCGGCCACATGCTTCCCCTTGCCCATGTCGCTGCCCTCTTTGCGGGCCGCGGCATCCGCGCCACCTTCGTCACCACCCCCGCCAACGCCCCTCTCCTCCGCCCCGCCCTCGACCACCAACCCGTccgcatcctcctcctccctttccCCTCCGCGGAGGTCGGCCTCCCACCGGGCTGCGAGAACACGGCCTCCCTCCCCCACCCTCGCACCCGTCACTTTGGCGCCATGGTCGAAGCCGTCGCCGCCCTCCGCGATCCCCTCGCCGCCCTCATCCGCACCCACCGCCCCGACTGTCTCATCTCCGACTACGTCTGCGGCTGGACCGCCGACCTCGCCTGCTCTCTCGGCATCCCGAGACTCGTCTTCAATCCCACTTCCCTCTTCTCCACCGCCATATGGGACGCCATCCTCTCCCGCGGGGCCCACCGCGACGACGCCGGTCTCCTCGTCGTCGAGGGCGGCCTCCCGCACCGCGTCGAGCTGACGCCGGCCGAGGTCCCCAGGGCCTTCGACTATCCGGCAGAAATCAACGCCATAAAAGAATCCGAAAACCGTAGCTACGGCACCATCTACAATAGCTTCTACGAATTGGAGCCCCTGTACGTcgatttcttgaaggaaagcCGGGCCACCAAAGTGTGGTGCATCGGGCCGGTGGCTTTTGCTAGCAGGGGAGCAGCAGGGGACGATCTTGATAATGAGCAAGGAGAGCTGATCAAGAAATGGCTCGATTCGAAGACGCCCGACACGGTCGTGTACGTGTGTTTTGGGAGCGAGTTTGTATTCAAAgcggagcagctccgagagatGGCATTGGGGTTGGAGGCGTCGGGCCACCCGTTCGTGTGGGCGATGAGAAGCGACGAGCCCGAGGCGGAGTGGATGCCGGAGGGGTTGGAGGAGAGGATAGGGGAGAGGGGTTTGATAATAAGAGGATGGGCGCCTCAATTGATGATATTGAACCATCCGGCGGTTGGAGGGTTCGTGACGCACAGCGGGTGGAATTCGACGCTGGAGGCGGTGAGCGCGGGGGTGCCGATGGCCGCGTGGCCGCTCCAGTGGGACCAGTTCTTCAACGCGAGGCTGGTGGTGGAGTTGCTGGGGATCGCAGTGCGGGTTTTGGATTCGGTGGGGCAGCGAGCGGGGGAGGTGGTGCAGTGGGAGAGGGTGAGGGACGCGTTGGAGAGGGTGATGGGTGGGGCTGGTCGAGAGGCGAGGAGGAGCGCGAGGGAGTTTGGGGTGATGGCGAGAGCGGCGGTGGAGGAGGCTGGGTCGTCGTATGGGGAGCTCAGCCGCTTGGTCGAAGAACTTAAACAGCTGGCTGTGCAGAGGAGGAAGGAAGCTCAGGGGGCAGTAAATCCTAATTCTACATAAAAGATTATTTCAACAAAATAACCAATCAAAACATTATTACATATCTCATTTAACAACCCAACGGTGTTACTACGTACGTACGTCAATATACGAAGATAGAGACTGATGGCCCCATGAAAGTACAAGGAACGGAGCAATCTCGCATAGGACAAGTTACATACCGATGAGCGATTATGTTGTCCGGCATCTCGCTGACAGCGGCACAGACTGCCAGTAAGAGCTCATGAAAAAGTTAATAAAGCAACAGTTGCAACGTTTTTGTTATGAGATCTTTGTATGATCATGGTTTACTTTAATGCCGCAGATGGTCCAAAATCCAATGATAAGATTTGCATTTTGTTGTTGAGAAGGTGCATTTGTGTATCTAAGAGTCATAACAGGCTTTGCAGATATGGAATAAAAACTGTTACAAGATCATCACCAAATTCACTAAAAGAGTTAGTTCAAGAacagatgataatcaaaagaactctttctccagcAAATAAAACAACTCCTGAACAAAATGTAGGCAGAGTAATACACGCCCCCGCCTCCTTAAGTAGACCTCTGACATACAACCATCACCACCTGCAACTCTGGAATACAACACACAGCTtaatggaaaagaagaaaaacacgcCATATTTATTTCAACTCTCACAACGCAAAGAATACGTAATAAAGAGAAGGTTCCCAAGATATAAGAATCCTGAAGATCAAAATCTGGTATCCAAACTCAGCAGCTGTATGTAGACGAACTCATTCCACTGTCATTTCACAATTGCCCAAAAGAGTGCCAAGTACAACAATCTTCCACCCAAGAGAAAATTCAACTAGCACTTTCTGCATTGTCATCTGGTACTGGGTTCTCATCTGGTACTGCGTTCTCATCTGGTACTGGGTTCTCAGTAGGCACTTTAATGTCTTCATGTCTGTCTTCAAGCTGACTGAAATTTCCCTTCGCCATGAAGAGCTGAGAGTGGTGGTGCTTGCAGTAAAGTCTGCCGTCATGTGCGATATAGTTAGATGGGCTGATCACACAGCCTCCATGGCTGCATTTGAAGCATGGTCTATGGTATGAGGTGCCATCAAGTGCAACCTGAAAAGAAGGAAATAATACCGGGTAAAATTTTCTGCAGATCCCGAGGATACAGATCTGCACATCACATATTGGTTGTTTTTATCATAGAGATGTACTCAAAAAAAATGGTAAATAAAATAGATGATGAATTTGCAGTTGATGATCATGCGAGATAGCACATCGTAATACAGAAAGTACAGCTGTACACGTAATAGTGTACCTAAATATCATATAAATCAACTGGTATGTTGAAAGTTAACAGAAATGTCTATGCATGTATGCACATGCATGTACACACATTAGGTAGAGCTTCATGTTGCATTGACTTGAAACTTTTGAACatattttcttggatgatcaatTGATACTGACATGTAATTTGTAGTGAAAAAGGTTACTTAGTTAACATGTCATTTTATAGTAAAATGGGTTTTAAGATAACCATAAAAT
It encodes the following:
- the LOC120111396 gene encoding scopoletin glucosyltransferase-like; the protein is MSSEARHQLHVFFFPYPAPGHMLPLAHVAALFAGRGIRATFVTTPANAPLLRPALDHQPVRILLLPFPSAEVGLPPGCENTASLPHPRTRHFGAMVEAVAALRDPLAALIRTHRPDCLISDYVCGWTADLACSLGIPRLVFNPTSLFSTAIWDAILSRGAHRDDAGLLVVEGGLPHRVELTPAEVPRAFDYPAEINAIKESENRSYGTIYNSFYELEPLYVDFLKESRATKVWCIGPVAFASRGAAGDDLDNEQGELIKKWLDSKTPDTVVYVCFGSEFVFKAEQLREMALGLEASGHPFVWAMRSDEPEAEWMPEGLEERIGERGLIIRGWAPQLMILNHPAVGGFVTHSGWNSTLEAVSAGVPMAAWPLQWDQFFNARLVVELLGIAVRVLDSVGQRAGEVVQWERVRDALERVMGGAGREARRSAREFGVMARAAVEEAGSSYGELSRLVEELKQLAVQRRKEAQGAVNPNST